Proteins from a single region of Nitrospiria bacterium:
- a CDS encoding PH domain-containing protein → MTRRNKGYNLPSMDASVGGEPPVWEGRPALGYYFFLWFFVAILGVRGWISLRMGYLESMVIHLAGIAMLVALALFLRRTTRYRVTRGAVSRSEGFLGEGERSFPISTIASVRELQGPLDRLLGCGDVLLYFKDGTHERLAGVKDPDVVCRKIAALL, encoded by the coding sequence TTGACACGGCGCAACAAAGGTTATAATCTGCCGTCCATGGACGCATCGGTGGGCGGGGAGCCGCCGGTCTGGGAGGGACGCCCCGCGCTGGGTTACTACTTCTTCCTCTGGTTCTTCGTCGCCATACTCGGCGTCCGCGGATGGATTTCGCTGCGGATGGGATACCTTGAAAGTATGGTGATCCATCTGGCCGGTATCGCGATGCTGGTCGCCCTGGCCCTGTTCCTGCGCCGGACCACCCGCTACCGGGTCACGCGCGGGGCCGTTTCCCGGTCGGAGGGCTTCTTGGGGGAAGGGGAACGGTCCTTTCCGATTTCGACGATCGCCTCGGTCCGCGAGCTTCAGGGTCCCCTGGACCGGCTCCTGGGATGCGGCGATGTGCTGTTGTATTTTAAGGATGGAACCCATGAGCGGCTGGCGGGCGTGAAGGACCCGGACGTCGTATGCCGCAAGATTGCGGCGTTGCTGTGA
- a CDS encoding SDR family oxidoreductase translates to MSHLKDQVALVTGGSSGIGLAVARAALSEGMRVAVAGRNKDKLSRARAALEKEAQGKDRVLAIPADVSVASQVEAMVRQTVDAWGRVDLLVNNAGTAQWSSIEETAEADWDRTLGINLKGTFLYTKAVLPVMKRQRSGYIVNISSLAGKEGMAGAGAYSASKFGMIGLTESLLAEAIGHGVRATAICPAYVDTPMVEDAPVPREEMIPPGDIGKIIIGLLHLASVTVIKEIVVRRRGAID, encoded by the coding sequence ATGTCCCATCTTAAAGATCAAGTCGCGCTCGTGACCGGGGGAAGCAGCGGGATCGGGTTGGCCGTCGCCCGGGCGGCCCTGTCCGAAGGGATGCGCGTGGCCGTCGCCGGGCGAAATAAAGATAAACTCTCCCGCGCGCGGGCGGCCTTGGAGAAGGAAGCCCAGGGGAAGGACCGGGTCCTCGCGATCCCGGCCGACGTCTCCGTGGCCTCCCAGGTCGAGGCGATGGTCCGTCAGACGGTTGACGCCTGGGGCCGGGTCGACCTCCTGGTCAACAACGCCGGCACCGCTCAATGGAGCTCCATCGAGGAGACGGCGGAGGCCGATTGGGACCGGACCCTGGGGATCAATCTGAAGGGAACCTTCCTCTACACGAAGGCCGTGTTGCCGGTTATGAAGCGGCAGCGCTCCGGATACATCGTGAACATCTCGTCCTTGGCCGGGAAGGAGGGCATGGCGGGCGCGGGGGCGTACTCCGCGTCCAAGTTCGGCATGATCGGCCTGACCGAGAGCCTCCTGGCGGAGGCGATCGGACACGGGGTCCGGGCCACCGCCATCTGCCCGGCCTATGTCGACACGCCGATGGTGGAGGACGCCCCGGTCCCCAGGGAGGAGATGATCCCGCCGGGGGACATCGGGAAGATCATCATCGGACTCCTCCACCTTGCGTCGGTCACCGTAATCAAGGAAATCGTGGTCCGGCGGCGCGGCGCGATCGATTAA
- a CDS encoding methyltransferase domain-containing protein: MGLYQKQKKYFEKAYESGSHGWPTVGPTPFVLRAIPRIRKSLDSGRGRILDLGCGEGRHTVACAREGFDVVGLDYQPLAIRRARAFSRGQKVRGRFRFMVGDAFRLSFPANAFDAIIDYGCLHHVKIADTRRYFSSVLPRLKPGGHLILSCFSTRFKHHPDEKRSRNWLVHRGHYDRFFRKGDFKRLFGKQFDILKIEERGDGLYVFWDVLMRKKQDPV; this comes from the coding sequence GTGGGATTGTATCAAAAACAGAAAAAGTATTTCGAGAAGGCGTACGAGAGCGGAAGTCACGGCTGGCCGACCGTCGGTCCGACCCCGTTCGTCCTGCGCGCGATCCCTCGAATACGGAAATCGCTCGATTCCGGCCGAGGGCGGATTCTGGACCTGGGCTGCGGGGAGGGCCGGCACACGGTGGCCTGCGCGCGGGAAGGGTTTGACGTCGTGGGACTGGATTATCAGCCGCTCGCGATCCGCCGGGCGCGGGCCTTTTCGCGGGGGCAAAAAGTCCGGGGCCGGTTCCGCTTCATGGTCGGCGACGCGTTCCGGCTGTCGTTTCCCGCGAACGCCTTCGATGCGATCATCGATTACGGCTGCCTGCACCATGTGAAGATCGCCGACACGCGTCGTTACTTTAGTAGTGTTCTGCCGCGCCTGAAGCCCGGCGGCCATCTGATCCTGTCCTGTTTTTCGACGCGGTTCAAGCACCATCCGGATGAAAAACGCAGCCGAAACTGGCTGGTCCACCGGGGCCATTACGACCGGTTTTTCAGGAAAGGGGACTTCAAGAGGCTGTTCGGAAAACAGTTCGACATTTTGAAGATCGAGGAACGGGGCGACGGCTTGTATGTCTTCTGGGACGTATTGATGAGAAAGAAACAGGATCCAGTCTGA
- a CDS encoding metal-dependent hydrolase translates to MDPVTHTLVGVGLANALFRKRIGSPAVPVLALASNLPDIDAVVHLTGDPTAILMRRTFGHSVFLLPLWSLGLALILRRFYPETGFGRLLGLVLLGAYVHLFFDLVNSFGVVLLWPLSDRRPELAIIFIIDFILTGLLAAPLLLAVSRRLRPHLVLMSRIAMTGVAVYILFCEGNRMIARRALASESSKLTARPEFSYVFPEPLGPHRWRGVVRIGDTYRIYLIHTLAEKIDFVGQEQTALGNSAVESARATVLGRRLEWFFKAPVWTVEDETALADLSSKDSIVVSVHDLRFRSAVVNQDGFFVFRFRVFPDGRVEGL, encoded by the coding sequence ATGGATCCGGTCACGCACACCCTGGTCGGCGTCGGGTTGGCCAACGCCTTGTTCCGGAAGCGGATCGGTTCCCCGGCCGTTCCCGTCCTCGCGCTGGCCTCGAACCTCCCGGACATCGACGCCGTCGTTCATCTCACGGGCGATCCGACCGCCATCCTGATGCGGCGGACCTTCGGCCACTCCGTCTTTCTGCTTCCATTGTGGTCCCTGGGTCTTGCGCTGATCCTCCGGCGCTTCTACCCTGAGACGGGTTTTGGCCGCCTGCTCGGACTCGTCCTTCTGGGGGCCTACGTCCATCTGTTTTTCGACCTGGTGAATTCCTTCGGCGTGGTGCTGCTCTGGCCGTTGAGCGACCGGCGGCCGGAGCTGGCGATCATCTTTATCATCGATTTTATCCTGACCGGCCTTCTGGCCGCGCCCTTGCTGCTGGCCGTCTCCCGCCGGCTTCGGCCGCATCTCGTCTTAATGTCCCGGATCGCGATGACGGGCGTCGCGGTCTACATCCTCTTTTGCGAGGGCAACCGGATGATCGCCCGGCGGGCGCTCGCGTCGGAATCGTCGAAACTCACGGCGCGTCCCGAGTTCAGCTACGTCTTTCCCGAGCCTCTGGGTCCGCACCGCTGGCGGGGCGTGGTCCGCATCGGCGACACCTACCGGATTTATCTGATCCACACCCTGGCGGAGAAGATCGACTTTGTCGGCCAGGAGCAGACAGCCCTCGGTAATTCCGCCGTGGAGTCGGCCCGCGCGACGGTCCTGGGGCGACGGCTGGAGTGGTTCTTCAAGGCGCCGGTCTGGACGGTGGAAGACGAAACGGCCCTGGCCGACCTCTCCTCCAAGGATTCGATTGTGGTGAGCGTCCACGACCTGCGGTTCCGTTCCGCCGTGGTCAATCAAGACGGATTCTTTGTCTTCCGCTTCCGCGTTTTTCCGGACGGCCGCGTGGAGGGGTTGTAG
- the dat gene encoding D-amino-acid transaminase, which produces MPNIAFVNGRFMPLTQARVSVEDRGFQFGDGIYELIRTYGGRVFHIDDHLRRLEQSAEALGLSMAYSKSRWKAILEKAHAKSGYPDAKLYVQITRGTAPRDHSFPKQTRPSVIVTVRKLTPLPAPLHEKGASVITVPDLRWGRCDIKSINLLPNIMARQKARSSGAFEALFVRDGLVLEGAGSNVFAVIGGRIVTPPNGPFILPGITRDLTIGLAREARDPVIEKGITLADLLGAEEVFLTGTTTEILPVVKVDGRAIGDGRPGRTTRRLYQQFIQTTRP; this is translated from the coding sequence GTGCCCAACATCGCGTTTGTGAACGGACGATTCATGCCCCTGACGCAGGCCCGCGTCTCGGTGGAGGACCGCGGGTTTCAATTCGGCGACGGCATCTACGAGCTGATCCGGACCTACGGCGGCCGGGTCTTTCATATCGACGATCACCTCCGGCGGCTCGAGCAGAGCGCCGAGGCGCTCGGGCTTTCGATGGCCTATTCAAAATCCCGCTGGAAAGCGATCCTGGAAAAAGCCCACGCCAAAAGCGGCTACCCGGATGCAAAGCTTTATGTCCAGATCACGCGGGGGACGGCCCCCAGGGATCATTCCTTTCCAAAGCAAACCCGGCCCAGCGTGATCGTCACGGTCCGGAAGCTGACGCCGCTTCCGGCCCCGCTCCATGAAAAGGGGGCCTCGGTGATCACGGTGCCGGACCTTCGATGGGGCCGTTGCGACATCAAATCGATCAATCTCCTTCCCAACATCATGGCCCGACAGAAGGCCCGTTCGTCCGGAGCCTTCGAGGCGCTCTTCGTGCGGGACGGGCTGGTCCTGGAAGGGGCCGGGTCCAACGTCTTTGCCGTGATCGGCGGCCGGATCGTCACCCCGCCGAACGGCCCGTTCATCCTGCCCGGAATCACGCGGGACCTTACGATCGGCCTGGCCCGAGAGGCCCGCGATCCGGTGATCGAAAAGGGGATCACGCTGGCGGATCTGCTCGGCGCCGAGGAGGTCTTCCTGACCGGCACGACCACCGAGATCCTGCCGGTCGTCAAGGTGGACGGGCGGGCGATCGGTGACGGGCGGCCCGGCCGGACGACCCGCCGGCTCTATCAGCAATTTATCCAGACCACCCGTCCGTAA